The following coding sequences are from one Aliarcobacter skirrowii CCUG 10374 window:
- the glnA gene encoding type I glutamate--ammonia ligase, translating into MGKFVNSIEEFFSFCSEHEVKFVDFRFTDLKGTWHHVTYNIKAVNKDLLANGMPFDGSSIDAWQPIHRSDMILKPDVPTAFLDPFTADSTIIVICDVYDIYKDKMYEKCPRSIAKKAVEYLAEANIGDVAYFGPENEFFIFEDVKIKDSVNESSFKVDSEDGEWNSARDYEGGNIGHRAGLKGGYFPVAPIDNGVDLRAEMMQVLEQVGLEVTLGHHEVAQGQHEIGIVYADLIEASDNVQKLKYVIKMVAHLNGKSATFMPKPLYGDNGSGMHVHQSIWKNGKNLFYKQGEYGNLSDIARWYIGGVFKHARAVAAFTNPSTNSYKRLIPGFEAPSILTYSSQNRSASCRIPYGAGEKSTRVEMRFPDSTACPYLAFSAMLMAGLDGIKNKYEPIGPMDDDLFELSLDEIRERDIPQMPHTLRGSLEALIRHNEFLRPVFTKEMIDTYQHYKFSTQVWPYEARPTPFEFKTMYSC; encoded by the coding sequence ATGGGAAAATTTGTAAATAGTATAGAAGAGTTTTTTAGTTTTTGTAGTGAACACGAAGTTAAATTTGTAGATTTTAGATTTACTGATCTTAAAGGTACTTGGCATCACGTAACTTATAATATTAAAGCTGTAAACAAAGATTTACTAGCAAATGGAATGCCTTTTGATGGTTCATCAATCGATGCTTGGCAACCAATTCATAGATCAGATATGATTTTAAAACCAGATGTTCCAACTGCATTTTTAGACCCATTTACAGCTGATAGTACAATAATTGTTATTTGTGATGTTTATGATATTTATAAAGATAAAATGTATGAAAAATGCCCAAGATCTATTGCAAAAAAAGCAGTAGAGTATTTAGCAGAGGCAAATATTGGTGATGTTGCATATTTTGGACCTGAAAATGAGTTTTTTATATTTGAAGATGTAAAAATAAAAGATAGCGTAAATGAATCATCTTTCAAAGTAGATAGTGAAGATGGAGAATGGAATAGTGCAAGAGATTATGAGGGTGGAAATATAGGTCATAGAGCAGGTCTTAAAGGTGGATATTTCCCAGTAGCTCCTATTGATAATGGAGTTGATTTAAGAGCTGAAATGATGCAAGTTTTAGAGCAAGTTGGTCTTGAAGTTACTTTAGGACACCATGAAGTTGCTCAAGGACAACACGAAATAGGTATAGTTTATGCAGATTTAATTGAAGCTAGTGATAATGTTCAAAAACTTAAATATGTGATTAAAATGGTAGCTCATCTAAATGGAAAATCTGCTACATTTATGCCAAAACCTCTTTATGGAGACAATGGAAGTGGAATGCATGTTCATCAAAGTATTTGGAAAAATGGAAAAAATCTATTCTACAAGCAGGGTGAATATGGAAATCTAAGTGATATTGCAAGATGGTATATTGGTGGAGTATTTAAACACGCAAGAGCAGTTGCTGCTTTTACAAATCCATCTACAAACTCATACAAAAGGTTAATTCCAGGGTTTGAAGCACCATCAATTTTGACTTATTCATCTCAAAATAGAAGTGCATCTTGTAGAATTCCTTATGGAGCAGGTGAAAAATCAACAAGAGTTGAGATGAGATTTCCAGATTCAACAGCTTGTCCATATTTGGCATTTTCTGCTATGTTAATGGCGGGACTTGATGGAATTAAAAATAAATATGAACCAATTGGTCCTATGGATGATGATCTATTTGAATTATCATTAGATGAGATTAGAGAAAGAGATATTCCTCAAATGCCTCATACATTAAGAGGATCTTTAGAAGCACTTATAAGACACAATGAGTTTTTAAGACCTGTATTTACTAAAGAGATGATTGATACTTATCAACACTATAAGTTTTCAACTCAAGTTTGGCCTTATGAAGCAAGACCTACACCATTTGAATTTAAAACAATGTACTCTTGCTAA